The Mytilus trossulus isolate FHL-02 chromosome 13, PNRI_Mtr1.1.1.hap1, whole genome shotgun sequence genome has a segment encoding these proteins:
- the LOC134694320 gene encoding beta-agarase-like: MCGKVGLWLFLVVTVLGADYQVTIYPSYLSQGGRTHFEVDRWDGHNGLDSAHFIDKAKSIATESGRWLNRDLNGHTFQNTPQDPHHHGYPDPNHFKDPTFVQNICTKYKQNLQGYGNNSDIVMEIKGLYWPNWMNTSQHGGKFPNDLDAGAEFIVLLLKSIKQCTHGIIPKYFEVINEPDAAWKYIQWDIVIDFHKIVAQKLKSQFPGIQVGGPTKNGAISGSDKSDFRIWNFSRRFLDMSLDHLDFFSFHPYNFFLVEGNNYRFEGINEARLAGFIDLVESYAHQKKGRSVPLILSEYGLSQVKGIDVNKPNPFIDWAYINQHNSHMFTYLNFRNVIDRAIGFILSYGTTLGEASFTLQPISSKWQLS; the protein is encoded by the exons ATGTGCGGTAAAGTCGGATTATGGCTGTTTTTGGTAGTCACTGTGTTAGGTGCTGACTACCAAGTCACCATATATCCAAGTTACCTATCACAAGGTGGTCGAACACATTTCGAGGTTGATCGCTGGGATGGCCATAATGGACTGGATTCTGCGCATTTTATTGACAAGGCTAAGTCAATTGCTACTGAGAGTGGTAGATGGCTGAACCGTGACTTGAACGGacatacatttcaaaat ACACCACAAGACCCTCATCACCATGGTTATCCAGATCCAAACCATTTTAAAGACCCAACATTTGTCCAGAATATATGTACAAAGTACAAGCAAAATCTTCAAGGATATGGAAACAATTCCGATATCGTCATGGAAATCAAGG GGCTCTACTGGCCAAACTGGATGAACACATCACAACATGGCGGAAAGTTTCCTAATGATTTAGATGCAGGCGCTGAATTTATTGTTCTGCTATTAAAATCTATTAAACAATGTACACATGGTATCATACCAAAGTATTTCGAGGTCATAAATGAACCTGACGCAGCTTGGAAATATATTCAATGGGACATTGTCATTGATTTCCATAAGATTGTTGCACAAAAACTAAAAAGTCAATTTCCAGGGATTCAAGTTGGCGGTCCAACTAAAAACGGTGCGATATCTGGAAGTGACAAGAGCGATTTCCGAATATGGAATTTTTCTCGTCGGTTTCTGGACATGTCACTAGACCATCTAGATTTCTTTTCCTTTCATCCTTACAACTTTTTCCTAGTGGAGGGTAACAACTATCGATTTGAAGGTATAAATGAAGCAAGATTGGCTGGTTTCATAGATTTGGTGGAAAGTTACGCACATCAAAAGAAGGGCCGTTCTGTTCCTCTTATACTTAGCGAGTATGGTTTAAGTCAAGTAAAGGGAATTGACGTAAATAAACCAAATCCTTTCATAGACTGGGCATACATCAATCAACATAATAGCCACATGTTTACGTATTTGAATTTTCGAAACGTGATTGACAGAGCTATTGGATTCATACTCTCATATGGAACCACCCTAGGTGAAGCTTCTTTTACATTACAGCCTATTTCATCGAAATGGCAGCTTAGCTAA